A single region of the Streptomyces sp. NBC_01262 genome encodes:
- a CDS encoding AMP-dependent synthetase/ligase, with protein MSASAAAQAAPPALTEPDKLVRDGRVVQVSVPALVPPVPHGSLADIPYGNAAEAPADPVLSRKDDQGHWRDITAAAFRDEVQAVAKGLVAAGLRPGDRFAIMARTTYEWTLLDFAAWAAGLITVPIYPTSSASQAAWILADSGAAACAVETVEQSRLITGIRPQLPRLEHLWQIDAGAVGQLFATGREIADDEILARRSMLGPDTVATLIYTSGTTGRPKGCVITHANFFAEVDNAIELLHPVFRARSAEPAATLLFLPLSHVFGRMVAIGCLRARVRLGHAPSIATDDLLADLAGFRPTFLLAIPYVLEKVFNTGRATAEKMGRAASFDRAARIARAYGEALAEGRSPSLKLRAAHRLYDPLVYRRIRAALGGMVRYVICGGSPLGHRLAAFYAGAGIEIFEGYGLTETTAAATVTPPLAPRLGTVGWPLPGTAVRIAEDGEVLLSGGQVFSGYWNATVGAEPALRRGWLPTGDIGELDADGYLTITGRKKELIITAGGKNVAPAPLEARLCSHPLVGQCMVVGEGRSYVAALVTLDPEGLDHWQRMHRRTGTGGLDDPELLADIQRAVDDANSTVSRAESIRRFTVLPVQFTEDSGHLTPSMKLKRGAVTADFAKEIEALYA; from the coding sequence ATGTCAGCAAGTGCCGCCGCCCAGGCCGCCCCGCCCGCCCTCACCGAGCCCGACAAGCTGGTGCGCGACGGCCGGGTCGTCCAGGTCAGCGTCCCCGCGCTCGTGCCGCCCGTCCCCCACGGCAGCCTCGCCGACATCCCGTACGGCAACGCCGCCGAGGCGCCCGCCGACCCGGTGCTCAGCCGCAAGGACGACCAGGGCCACTGGCGGGACATCACCGCCGCGGCCTTCCGGGACGAGGTGCAGGCGGTGGCGAAGGGCCTGGTGGCGGCGGGCCTGCGCCCAGGCGACCGGTTCGCGATCATGGCGCGTACGACCTACGAGTGGACCCTGCTGGACTTCGCCGCCTGGGCGGCCGGCCTGATCACGGTCCCGATCTACCCCACCTCCTCCGCCTCCCAGGCCGCCTGGATCCTCGCCGACTCCGGCGCGGCGGCCTGCGCCGTGGAGACCGTCGAGCAGAGCCGGCTGATCACCGGCATACGCCCGCAGCTCCCGCGGCTGGAGCACCTCTGGCAGATCGACGCGGGCGCGGTGGGCCAGCTCTTCGCCACCGGCCGGGAGATCGCCGACGACGAGATCCTGGCCCGCCGCAGCATGCTCGGACCGGACACGGTGGCGACCCTCATCTACACCTCGGGCACCACCGGCCGCCCCAAGGGCTGCGTCATCACCCACGCCAACTTCTTCGCCGAGGTCGACAACGCGATCGAGCTTCTGCACCCGGTCTTCAGGGCCCGGTCCGCCGAACCCGCCGCCACCCTGCTCTTCCTCCCCCTCTCCCACGTCTTCGGCCGCATGGTCGCCATCGGCTGCCTGCGCGCCCGCGTCCGCCTCGGCCACGCCCCCAGCATCGCCACCGACGACCTGCTCGCCGACCTCGCCGGCTTCCGGCCGACCTTCCTGCTGGCCATCCCGTACGTCCTGGAGAAGGTCTTCAACACCGGCCGCGCCACCGCCGAGAAGATGGGCCGCGCCGCCTCCTTCGACCGCGCCGCCCGCATCGCCCGGGCCTACGGCGAGGCGCTGGCCGAGGGCCGGTCCCCGTCGCTGAAGCTCAGGGCCGCCCACCGGCTCTACGACCCGCTGGTCTACCGACGCATCAGGGCCGCTCTCGGCGGCATGGTCCGCTATGTCATCTGCGGCGGCTCACCGCTCGGCCACCGCCTCGCCGCCTTCTACGCGGGCGCCGGCATCGAGATCTTCGAGGGCTACGGCCTCACCGAGACCACCGCCGCCGCCACCGTCACCCCACCCCTGGCCCCCCGCCTGGGCACCGTCGGCTGGCCGCTGCCCGGCACGGCGGTGCGGATCGCCGAGGACGGCGAGGTGCTGCTCAGCGGCGGCCAGGTCTTCAGCGGCTACTGGAACGCCACCGTCGGCGCCGAGCCGGCGCTGCGGCGCGGCTGGCTCCCCACCGGCGACATCGGCGAACTGGACGCGGACGGCTACCTCACCATCACCGGCCGCAAGAAGGAGCTCATCATCACCGCGGGCGGCAAGAACGTCGCCCCCGCCCCCCTGGAGGCCCGCCTGTGCTCCCACCCCCTCGTCGGCCAGTGCATGGTCGTCGGCGAGGGCCGCTCCTACGTCGCCGCTCTGGTCACCCTCGACCCCGAGGGGCTCGACCACTGGCAGCGCATGCACCGCAGGACCGGGACGGGCGGGCTCGACGACCCCGAACTGCTGGCCGACATCCAGCGCGCCGTGGACGACGCGAACTCCACGGTCTCCCGGGCCGAATCCATTCGCCGCTTCACGGTGCTCCCGGTCCAGTTCACGGAGGACTCCGGACATCTCACCCCGTCGATGAAGCTGAAGCGGGGCGCCGTGACCGCCGATTTCGCCAAGGAGATCGAAGCCCTTTACGCATAA
- a CDS encoding acetyl-CoA C-acetyltransferase, protein MSSFPRRVAVIAGNRIPFARSDGPYATASNQDMLGAALAGLVERTHLEGARVGEFVAGAVLKHSRDFNLARETVLGSALDPATPAYDLQQACDTGIQAIIAVANKIALGQIECGIAGGADTTSDAPLALNDELRRILLDTRRARSAGARARALARVRPRHLVPEIPRNAEPRTHLSMGEHAAITARRWDIGRAEQDELAAASHRHLAAAYERGFLDDLLTPYRGLTRDQNLRPDSTPEKLARLKPVFGTSQEGATMTAGNSTPLTDGAALVLLASDAWAQEHGLEPLAYLTAYETAAVPFVRGEADGDEGLLMAPVHAAPRMLKRAGLNLAEDFDLYEIHEAFASQVLATLAAWEALAPDTGPDVTNLGAIDRGRLNVAGSSLATGHPFAATGARITATLAKLLAERGGPSRGFISICAAGGQGVTAVLERP, encoded by the coding sequence ATGAGCAGCTTCCCCCGCCGCGTCGCGGTCATCGCCGGCAACCGCATTCCCTTCGCCCGCTCCGACGGCCCCTACGCGACCGCCTCCAACCAGGACATGCTGGGCGCCGCCCTCGCCGGGCTGGTCGAGCGCACGCACCTTGAAGGCGCCCGCGTGGGCGAGTTCGTCGCGGGCGCCGTCCTCAAGCACAGCCGCGACTTCAACCTCGCCCGCGAGACCGTCCTCGGCAGCGCGCTGGACCCGGCCACACCCGCGTACGACCTCCAGCAGGCCTGCGACACCGGCATCCAGGCGATCATCGCCGTCGCCAACAAGATCGCCCTCGGCCAGATCGAGTGCGGCATCGCGGGCGGCGCCGACACCACCAGCGACGCCCCGCTCGCCCTCAACGACGAGCTGCGCCGGATCCTCCTGGACACCCGCCGCGCCAGGTCGGCCGGAGCCCGAGCCAGGGCGCTGGCCCGTGTCCGCCCGCGCCACCTGGTCCCCGAGATCCCGCGCAACGCCGAGCCGCGCACCCACCTGTCCATGGGCGAGCACGCCGCGATCACCGCCCGCCGGTGGGACATCGGCAGGGCCGAGCAGGACGAGCTCGCCGCCGCCAGCCACCGGCACCTCGCGGCGGCGTACGAGCGCGGCTTCCTCGACGACCTCCTCACGCCCTACCGGGGCCTGACCCGTGACCAGAACCTGCGCCCGGACTCCACGCCCGAGAAGCTGGCGCGGCTCAAGCCGGTCTTCGGGACCTCGCAGGAGGGCGCCACGATGACCGCCGGCAACTCCACCCCGCTCACCGACGGTGCCGCCCTCGTCCTCCTGGCCAGTGACGCCTGGGCGCAGGAGCACGGCCTGGAGCCGCTCGCGTACCTGACGGCGTACGAGACCGCGGCCGTGCCCTTCGTCAGGGGAGAGGCCGACGGGGACGAGGGCCTGCTGATGGCCCCGGTCCACGCGGCTCCCCGCATGCTCAAGCGGGCCGGGCTCAACCTGGCCGAGGACTTCGACCTCTACGAGATCCACGAGGCCTTCGCCTCCCAGGTCCTGGCCACCCTCGCCGCCTGGGAGGCCCTGGCCCCGGACACCGGTCCTGACGTCACCAACCTCGGCGCCATCGACCGCGGCCGCCTCAACGTCGCCGGGTCCTCGCTCGCCACCGGCCACCCCTTCGCCGCCACCGGCGCCCGCATCACCGCGACGCTGGCCAAGCTGCTGGCCGAGCGGGGCGGCCCGTCGCGCGGGTTCATCTCCATCTGCGCGGCCGGCGGCCAGGGAGTCACGGCCGTCCTCGAACGTCCGTAA
- a CDS encoding 3-oxoacyl-ACP reductase yields MGDRYVRFVGSAPGRFLARRLGLPQPVPLRGALDGPVLRLDQGDKVEDGVTYAGIVLDATGLASAGALSQVHAALHPVIRSVAPCGRVVVLGAEPDHADHHQAAAQQALEGFVRSLGKEIGRGRTVQLLRMAKGTGPSDSASTLRFLLSPRSAYVSGQVIRILPAWPATADGPRTALVTGAGRGIGEAVATALARDGAHVVCLDVPQAADALAEVARRIGGTPLTLDITAEDAGERIAAALPGGGLDVLVHNAGITRDRRLANMPADRFDSVIEVNLGSVLRTTDALLSSGALRDGGRIVATASISGIAGNAGQTNYAASKAGIIGFVRALAPSLAGRGITVNAVAPGFIETRMTAAVPFVIREAGRRMNSLGQGGRPVDVAETVAWFADPASGGVTGQVVRVCGQSLLGA; encoded by the coding sequence CTGGGCGACCGGTACGTGCGTTTCGTGGGCTCCGCCCCCGGCCGGTTCCTCGCCCGGAGGCTCGGACTCCCCCAGCCGGTGCCGCTGCGCGGCGCGCTCGACGGGCCGGTCCTGCGGCTCGACCAGGGCGACAAGGTGGAGGACGGCGTCACCTACGCCGGGATCGTGCTCGACGCGACGGGGCTCGCCTCGGCCGGTGCGCTGAGCCAGGTGCACGCCGCCCTGCACCCCGTCATCCGGTCCGTCGCCCCCTGCGGCCGCGTCGTGGTCCTGGGCGCCGAGCCCGACCACGCCGATCACCATCAGGCCGCCGCCCAGCAGGCACTGGAGGGGTTCGTACGCTCCCTCGGCAAGGAGATCGGCCGCGGCAGGACCGTCCAGCTGCTGCGCATGGCGAAGGGCACCGGGCCTTCGGACTCCGCGTCCACGCTGCGGTTTCTGCTCTCGCCCAGATCGGCCTACGTCTCCGGCCAGGTGATCCGCATCCTCCCGGCCTGGCCCGCGACCGCCGACGGCCCCCGCACCGCCCTGGTCACCGGCGCCGGGCGCGGCATCGGCGAGGCCGTCGCCACGGCCCTGGCCCGGGACGGCGCGCATGTCGTCTGCCTCGACGTGCCACAGGCCGCGGACGCGCTGGCCGAGGTCGCCCGGCGGATCGGCGGCACACCGCTCACCCTCGACATCACGGCCGAGGACGCCGGTGAGCGCATAGCCGCCGCGCTCCCCGGCGGCGGCCTGGACGTCCTGGTCCACAACGCCGGCATCACCCGCGACCGGCGGCTGGCCAACATGCCGGCCGACCGCTTCGACTCCGTCATCGAGGTCAACCTCGGCAGCGTCCTGCGCACCACCGACGCCCTGCTGTCCTCCGGCGCCCTGCGCGACGGCGGCCGGATCGTCGCCACCGCCTCCATCAGCGGCATCGCCGGCAACGCCGGCCAGACCAACTACGCCGCGAGCAAGGCGGGCATCATCGGCTTCGTACGCGCGCTGGCGCCCTCCCTCGCCGGGCGCGGCATCACCGTCAACGCCGTCGCCCCCGGTTTCATCGAGACGAGGATGACCGCCGCCGTGCCGTTCGTGATCCGTGAGGCCGGGCGGCGGATGAACTCCCTCGGCCAGGGCGGGCGCCCGGTCGATGTGGCGGAGACTGTGGCCTGGTTCGCCGATCCCGCCTCCGGTGGCGTCACGGGGCAGGTCGTCCGCGTGTGCGGCCAGAGCCTGCTGGGCGCGTGA
- a CDS encoding MaoC family dehydratase, translated as MTEVPLLLTLTKGVLTGVGKKPSPDAALPDTRLRLPAVRIDPARMAAYARVCGFPPDGGEVPITYPHILGFPLAARIMAARGFPLPLLGLVHTSIEITRHGPLGPLDCPELTVYAEELRPHHRGTEAVVVTEARLDGGLVWYDRSTYLARHRTDREPEETARREREPLPEVEKWELPAGLGRRHAAVSGDYNPIHLYPLTARPLGFRRPIAHGMWTFARCLAASPGPLRSARAEFRAPVLLPGTVTYAAEGEAFELRGGPDGGRVHLTGSRVSLA; from the coding sequence GTGACGGAGGTGCCCCTGCTCCTGACCCTCACCAAAGGCGTCCTCACCGGCGTCGGCAAGAAGCCCTCGCCCGACGCCGCGCTGCCGGACACCCGGCTGCGGCTGCCCGCCGTACGGATCGATCCCGCGCGCATGGCGGCGTACGCGCGCGTGTGCGGCTTCCCGCCGGACGGCGGCGAGGTGCCGATCACGTATCCGCACATCCTCGGCTTTCCGCTCGCCGCCCGGATCATGGCGGCGCGCGGCTTCCCGCTGCCATTGCTGGGACTGGTGCACACCTCGATCGAGATCACCCGGCACGGCCCGCTGGGCCCGCTCGACTGCCCGGAACTGACGGTCTACGCGGAGGAGTTGCGCCCCCACCACCGGGGGACGGAAGCCGTCGTGGTCACCGAGGCGCGGCTCGACGGGGGCCTGGTCTGGTACGACCGCAGCACGTATCTCGCGCGCCACCGCACCGACCGCGAGCCGGAGGAGACAGCGCGGCGGGAGCGGGAGCCGCTGCCGGAGGTGGAGAAGTGGGAGCTGCCGGCCGGTCTGGGCCGCCGGCACGCCGCCGTTTCCGGGGATTACAACCCGATCCATCTGTACCCGCTCACGGCGAGACCGCTGGGCTTCCGGCGCCCGATCGCCCACGGCATGTGGACGTTCGCCCGCTGCCTCGCCGCATCCCCCGGCCCGCTCCGCTCCGCCCGCGCCGAGTTCAGGGCCCCGGTGCTGCTGCCGGGCACGGTGACGTACGCGGCCGAGGGCGAGGCCTTCGAGCTGCGGGGCGGGCCGGACGGCGGCCGGGTGCACCTGACGGGCTCGCGGGTCAGCCTCGCCTGA
- a CDS encoding TetR/AcrR family transcriptional regulator, which yields MLGAAVTTFARRGYRAASMDEIAEQAGVSKPLVYLYLNSKEELFIACIQREAAALDTAVRDSVEPGAGPERQLRSGLRAFFTHTAEHPDGWALLYRQARTQGEPFAREVDRLRAGLVAYVTGLVFAAAGDADCDAAGIAHALVGAAESLADWANAAPGTAPGTAPAPGRGPHETASILMSFAWPGLEALLRRG from the coding sequence ATGCTCGGCGCCGCGGTCACCACCTTCGCCCGGCGCGGATACCGGGCGGCGTCGATGGACGAGATCGCCGAGCAGGCCGGGGTGTCCAAGCCGCTGGTGTACCTCTACCTGAACTCCAAGGAAGAGCTCTTCATCGCCTGCATCCAGCGTGAGGCAGCCGCCCTGGACACCGCCGTACGCGACTCCGTCGAGCCCGGCGCCGGGCCCGAGCGCCAGCTCCGCTCCGGCCTGCGCGCCTTCTTCACCCACACCGCCGAGCACCCGGACGGCTGGGCCCTGCTCTACCGCCAGGCCCGCACCCAGGGCGAGCCCTTCGCCCGCGAGGTCGACCGCCTGCGCGCGGGCCTCGTCGCCTACGTCACCGGTCTGGTCTTCGCCGCCGCCGGTGACGCCGACTGCGACGCCGCCGGGATCGCCCACGCCCTCGTCGGCGCCGCCGAGTCCCTCGCCGACTGGGCCAATGCCGCCCCCGGAACCGCCCCCGGAACGGCCCCGGCACCGGGGCGGGGGCCACACGAGACGGCGTCGATCCTGATGAGCTTCGCCTGGCCCGGCCTTGAGGCCCTGCTCAGGCGAGGCTGA
- a CDS encoding DUF4229 domain-containing protein — protein MLRYTLLRLGLFAGSFAVIWGLVYIRVLPAGLGDSNLFWVMLLALVISGPLSYVLLRGAREAASVQVSQRVERAKRNFEATASHEDAADDAARAAQV, from the coding sequence ATGCTCCGCTACACGCTGCTGCGCCTCGGCCTTTTCGCCGGCTCGTTCGCCGTCATATGGGGCCTGGTCTACATCCGCGTCCTGCCCGCCGGCCTCGGCGACTCCAACCTGTTCTGGGTCATGCTCCTCGCCCTGGTGATCAGCGGCCCGTTGAGCTACGTCCTGCTGCGCGGCGCCCGCGAGGCCGCCTCGGTGCAGGTCTCCCAGCGCGTCGAACGGGCCAAGCGCAACTTCGAGGCCACGGCCTCCCACGAGGACGCGGCCGACGACGCCGCCCGCGCCGCCCAGGTCTGA
- a CDS encoding GNAT family N-acetyltransferase: MGTTPTLSFILDPELTPVFLDQVTGLWAEVSDAGGAVGYAENPVDRADIRSEVDGYAAAVAGGRMRLIVGVGEDGRPAATAFLALNGRRTVGHWGWLYTVMIHPSLQGGGHGRALLAEAERHARALGLEALRLTCRGGMGLEDFYGRCGYKEVGRVPAGLRLSADDYRDDIMMWLPLT; encoded by the coding sequence ATGGGAACCACGCCGACGCTCAGCTTCATACTCGACCCCGAACTCACCCCCGTATTCCTGGACCAGGTCACCGGCCTGTGGGCCGAGGTGTCCGACGCGGGCGGCGCGGTCGGCTACGCCGAGAACCCGGTGGACCGCGCGGACATCCGCTCCGAGGTGGACGGCTACGCGGCCGCCGTCGCCGGGGGCCGTATGCGGCTGATCGTCGGCGTCGGTGAGGACGGGCGGCCGGCCGCCACCGCGTTCCTCGCTCTCAACGGCCGCCGTACCGTGGGCCACTGGGGCTGGCTGTACACCGTCATGATCCACCCGTCGCTCCAGGGCGGCGGCCACGGACGCGCGTTGCTCGCCGAGGCCGAGCGGCACGCCCGCGCCCTCGGGCTGGAAGCGCTGCGCCTCACCTGCCGGGGCGGCATGGGCCTGGAGGACTTCTACGGGCGCTGCGGCTACAAGGAGGTCGGCCGGGTCCCCGCGGGCCTGCGGCTGTCCGCTGACGACTACCGCGACGACATCATGATGTGGCTCCCCCTGACCTGA
- the mqnE gene encoding aminofutalosine synthase MqnE gives MDAGLKRELEDKVYAGERLTREDGIALYESDDLAWLGGLAHHVREKKNGDVVHFNVNRHLNMTNVCTASCAYCSFQRKPGEKDAYTMRIEEAVRLASAMESESLTELHIVNGLHPTLPWRYYPRSLKALKEALPNVSLKAFTATEIHHFETISGLTASEILDELIDAGLESLTGGGAEIFDWEIRQHIVDHRTHWEDWSRIHRLAHSKGLKTPSTMLYGHIEEPRHRVDHVLRLRELQDETGGFQVFIPLRYQHDFVDMKDGKVRNTLQARTTMASGADSLKTFAVSRLLFDNVPHVKVFWVMHGIQTSQLALQHGADDMDGSVVEYKITHDADNYGTPNKLTREDLLDLIRDAGFRPVERNTRYEIVREYPGPDAGRREAPQPMRL, from the coding sequence ATGGACGCTGGGCTCAAGCGTGAGCTGGAGGACAAGGTCTACGCGGGCGAACGGCTCACCCGTGAGGACGGCATCGCCCTCTACGAGTCCGACGACCTGGCCTGGCTGGGCGGCCTCGCGCACCACGTGCGGGAGAAGAAGAACGGCGACGTCGTCCACTTCAATGTCAACCGGCATCTGAACATGACGAACGTCTGCACCGCCTCCTGCGCCTACTGCTCCTTCCAGCGCAAGCCCGGCGAGAAGGACGCCTACACGATGCGCATCGAGGAGGCCGTCCGCCTCGCCTCGGCGATGGAGAGCGAGAGCCTCACCGAGCTGCACATCGTCAACGGCCTGCACCCGACGCTGCCGTGGCGCTACTACCCGCGCTCCCTGAAGGCCCTGAAGGAAGCGCTCCCGAACGTCTCCCTGAAGGCCTTCACCGCCACCGAGATCCACCACTTCGAGACGATCTCCGGCCTGACCGCCTCCGAGATCCTCGACGAGCTGATCGACGCGGGCCTGGAATCCCTCACCGGCGGCGGCGCCGAGATCTTCGACTGGGAGATCCGCCAGCACATCGTCGACCACCGCACCCACTGGGAAGACTGGTCGCGGATCCACCGCCTCGCGCACAGCAAGGGCCTCAAGACCCCCTCCACGATGCTCTACGGCCACATCGAGGAGCCCCGCCACCGCGTGGACCATGTCCTGCGGCTGCGTGAGCTGCAGGACGAGACCGGCGGCTTCCAGGTCTTCATCCCGCTGCGCTACCAGCACGACTTCGTCGACATGAAGGACGGCAAGGTCCGCAACACCCTCCAGGCCCGCACCACGATGGCCTCCGGCGCGGACTCCCTGAAGACCTTCGCCGTGTCCCGGCTGCTCTTCGACAACGTCCCGCACGTCAAGGTCTTCTGGGTCATGCACGGCATCCAGACCTCGCAGCTCGCCCTCCAGCACGGCGCGGACGACATGGACGGCTCGGTCGTCGAGTACAAGATCACCCACGACGCCGACAACTACGGCACTCCCAACAAGCTCACCCGCGAGGACCTTCTCGACCTCATCCGCGACGCCGGCTTCCGCCCCGTCGAGCGCAACACCCGCTACGAGATCGTCCGCGAGTACCCGGGCCCGGACGCGGGGCGGCGCGAGGCGCCGCAGCCGATGCGGCTCTGA
- a CDS encoding Lrp/AsnC family transcriptional regulator encodes MDAVDRQLIQALRENGRASYAELGRLVGLSGPSVTDRINRLEQAGVITGYRATVAPAALGLGVTALVGLQLSDAADHEDVARRLRDLDEIEDCWFIAGDDSYMLKVRVPDVDGLERTIRRLSGTKGVARTRTTIVLSAKWENRVGALPDEPGA; translated from the coding sequence ATGGACGCGGTGGACAGGCAGCTCATCCAGGCGCTTCGCGAGAACGGCCGGGCCTCGTACGCCGAGCTGGGCCGGCTGGTCGGCCTGTCCGGCCCCAGCGTCACCGACCGCATCAACCGTCTGGAGCAGGCCGGCGTCATCACCGGCTACCGGGCCACCGTCGCCCCCGCCGCCCTCGGCCTCGGCGTCACCGCCCTGGTCGGCCTGCAGCTCAGCGACGCCGCCGACCACGAGGACGTCGCCCGGCGGCTGCGCGACCTGGACGAGATCGAGGACTGCTGGTTCATCGCCGGCGACGACTCGTACATGCTCAAGGTCCGTGTCCCGGACGTGGACGGCCTGGAGCGCACCATCCGCCGGCTGTCCGGCACCAAGGGCGTGGCCCGGACCCGTACCACCATCGTGCTGAGCGCCAAGTGGGAGAACAGGGTCGGCGCACTGCCCGACGAGCCGGGGGCGTAG
- a CDS encoding UbiX family flavin prenyltransferase: MDDSTPRVPPHAARKPWIVGVSGASGTPYAAAVLRGLLEAGEAVDLVVSRAARLTVLDETGAPLRDAHWREDLARWLARGADGTPDRFAGADVGDVRYWAAGDLAAGPSSGSYAVKGMLIVPASTACVAGVALGLSKDLLQRAASVTLKERRPLVVAVRETPLSGQTLRHLVALDEAGAVVLPASPAFYAGATDIQDLVDFVAGRVLDAAGVPHKLYRRWEGELGAARREPGTE, encoded by the coding sequence ATGGACGACAGCACCCCGCGAGTGCCCCCGCACGCGGCCCGTAAACCGTGGATCGTCGGGGTCTCGGGCGCTTCCGGGACGCCGTACGCGGCGGCTGTCCTGCGGGGTCTGCTGGAGGCCGGCGAGGCCGTGGACCTGGTCGTGAGCCGGGCCGCCCGGCTCACCGTGCTGGACGAGACGGGGGCTCCGCTGCGGGACGCGCACTGGCGCGAGGACCTGGCCCGGTGGCTGGCGCGCGGCGCCGACGGGACGCCCGACCGCTTCGCGGGGGCCGATGTGGGCGACGTGCGGTACTGGGCGGCCGGGGACCTAGCGGCGGGGCCGAGTTCGGGCTCGTACGCGGTGAAGGGGATGCTGATCGTGCCGGCCAGCACTGCGTGCGTGGCGGGGGTGGCGCTGGGGCTGTCCAAGGACCTGCTGCAGCGGGCGGCGAGCGTGACGCTGAAGGAGCGCCGGCCGCTGGTGGTGGCGGTGCGCGAGACCCCGCTGAGCGGGCAGACGCTCCGACACCTGGTCGCACTGGACGAGGCGGGGGCCGTGGTGCTGCCGGCCTCGCCCGCGTTCTACGCGGGGGCGACCGATATCCAGGACCTCGTCGACTTCGTGGCGGGCCGGGTACTGGACGCGGCGGGCGTGCCGCACAAGCTCTACCGCCGGTGGGAGGGCGAGCTCGGAGCTGCCCGTAGGGAACCGGGGACCGAGTAG
- a CDS encoding purine-cytosine permease family protein, protein MTTAPASPASPAGTGAEAPPAVPAYGDKVIAVETAGAEPIPAAERHGSPVHLLWTWASPNIEFATVFIGVLPVIAFGLTFWQAAFALVLGAAVGAVFQGVLSLEGPRFGVPQMVAGRLAFGYRGNALPSGINAAVAGIGWFAVNSVSAAFALDTLTGLNPLPSLFVVVAAQIAIGFIGHNFVHAFERYAFPVLGVIFVLAAIWTFRGSDLGAPAAYHGGTGGFLLAFSTAFGYTAGWNSYASDYTRYLPAATAKWKTAVFPAVGLFASVTFISLIGAASATIASPKDATPTAAFTGHLPGWLGDLTLLAIIIGAISANALNIYSSSISFTAMGLRLPGWLGRSTLVVVFGVLGMLFAWSGLDDAGASYEAFLLVISYWVAPWLGVVLVEQWLSRRAEHDGLAAKLTDPGYANWAGPSALVVGMAVSIALFSNQAKYVGPAAEHWPGIGDITCVVGFAVSAVLYAVLRRYPRPSSAPSSRP, encoded by the coding sequence ATGACGACAGCTCCAGCCAGTCCTGCCAGTCCGGCCGGCACGGGCGCCGAGGCGCCCCCCGCAGTACCCGCGTACGGCGACAAGGTGATCGCCGTCGAAACGGCGGGCGCCGAGCCCATCCCGGCCGCCGAGCGCCACGGCAGTCCTGTCCACCTGCTGTGGACCTGGGCCTCGCCCAACATCGAGTTCGCCACCGTCTTCATCGGGGTGCTGCCCGTCATCGCCTTCGGGCTGACCTTCTGGCAGGCGGCGTTCGCCCTGGTCCTCGGCGCCGCGGTCGGGGCCGTCTTCCAGGGCGTCCTCAGCCTGGAGGGGCCGCGCTTCGGGGTGCCGCAGATGGTCGCCGGACGGCTCGCCTTCGGCTACCGGGGCAACGCGCTGCCGTCCGGGATCAACGCGGCGGTGGCGGGCATCGGCTGGTTCGCCGTCAACAGCGTGAGCGCGGCCTTCGCCCTGGACACGCTGACCGGGCTGAACCCGCTGCCGAGCCTGTTCGTCGTCGTGGCCGCGCAGATCGCGATCGGCTTCATCGGGCACAACTTCGTCCACGCCTTCGAGCGGTACGCCTTCCCCGTCCTCGGCGTCATCTTCGTACTGGCCGCGATCTGGACCTTCCGCGGCTCCGACCTGGGCGCCCCGGCGGCGTACCACGGCGGCACCGGCGGCTTCCTGCTCGCCTTCAGCACGGCCTTCGGCTACACGGCGGGCTGGAACTCCTACGCCTCCGACTACACCCGCTACCTGCCGGCCGCGACGGCGAAGTGGAAGACCGCCGTCTTTCCCGCGGTCGGGCTCTTCGCCTCCGTCACCTTCATCTCCCTCATCGGGGCCGCCTCCGCCACCATCGCCTCGCCGAAGGACGCCACGCCGACGGCCGCCTTCACCGGCCATCTGCCGGGCTGGCTCGGCGATCTGACGCTGCTCGCGATCATCATCGGCGCGATCTCGGCGAACGCGTTGAACATCTACTCCTCCTCGATCTCGTTCACCGCGATGGGCCTGCGCCTGCCCGGCTGGCTGGGCCGCAGCACCCTCGTCGTGGTCTTCGGCGTGCTGGGCATGCTCTTCGCCTGGAGCGGGCTCGACGACGCGGGAGCGTCCTACGAGGCGTTCCTGCTGGTCATCTCGTACTGGGTGGCTCCCTGGCTCGGCGTCGTCCTCGTCGAGCAGTGGCTCTCGCGCAGGGCTGAGCACGACGGCCTCGCGGCAAAGCTCACCGACCCCGGGTACGCGAACTGGGCCGGGCCGAGCGCACTGGTGGTGGGGATGGCGGTGTCGATCGCGCTGTTCTCCAACCAGGCGAAGTACGTCGGCCCGGCCGCCGAGCACTGGCCGGGGATCGGCGACATCACATGTGTCGTCGGCTTCGCCGTGAGCGCCGTGCTCTACGCGGTGCTCAGGCGCTATCCGCGTCCGTCATCAGCGCCATCATCGCGCCCATGA